From one Eucalyptus grandis isolate ANBG69807.140 chromosome 9, ASM1654582v1, whole genome shotgun sequence genomic stretch:
- the LOC104419828 gene encoding LOW QUALITY PROTEIN: pyrophosphate-energized vacuolar membrane proton pump 1 (The sequence of the model RefSeq protein was modified relative to this genomic sequence to represent the inferred CDS: inserted 1 base in 1 codon), with amino-acid sequence MALLSALEMEIAIPVCVVIGITVSLWQWHLGSRDNHSNEGQSSPQQAQYDKIKKAVSEGVESFLSMEYRYAVVFVATFASIIFLLLGSVERFSTQSRPCKFNPSNTCKPALVTAVFSTVSFILGALTSVVFGSLGTKIARNAKARTTSEERNTAGRTFRSGAVMGFLLAAIDLLVLYLVINLFKLYYGNDWEGLFEAITGYALGGSSMALFRRASGGIYAKAADVCVHLVEEIDPDCRQTDQNPAVITDYVGDIVGDIAGMGPDLFGSYAGSSCAALVLASISSFGIEHDFTAMCYPLIISSMGILVCLITTVWGEIKPASKKERFIISTILMTVGIFVVSLIVLPSSFTIYNIGLPKVVKNQQLSFCVGVGFWAGQISWFVNEYYASDDFSCLQSDAVNNSCPSDAVNSSCTGLQVALEHFSVAPGSVRIPFFAAVSIFVSYPIAATYGIAVAALGMLSTTATQFAIDASGPISNNAERIARMARSGARGAAGNTTAAIGKGFAIDSAALVSIALFSAFVNRPAMSSSVDVLTPKVIVGLITGTWLPYRFSAMTMKSVGRAGFKMALALKVPEEVPEEVSNSQSPEEVSKAESKYAPYFKILNEASFRGMIKPTALVTVTPLIIGTFFGVETLSGLLAGSLSSVVQIAISAPKTAGEWNQAKEDIKAGALEHAKAHCPDDETLLQKVKDGKTIGNPQKDTSGPXLNILIQLLAVESLVFAPFFASYGGLLFNFL; translated from the exons ATGGCATTACTCTCAGCTCTCGAGATGGAGATTGCGATCCCAGTCTGTGTTGTCATCGGGATCACGGTCTCCCTGTGGCAGTGGCACCTCGGGTCGCGCGACAACCACAGCAATGAAGGGCAAAGCTCCCCCCAGCAGGCACAGTATGATAAGATAAAGAAGGCCGTCTCTGAAG GTGTGGAATCCTTTCTGTCAATGGAGTACCGGTATGCTGTAGTTTTCGTGGCTACCTTTGCGAGTATAATCTTCCTCTTACTTGGCTCTGTTGAGAGGTTCAGCACCCAAAGCCGGCCGTGCAAGTTTAATCCTTCAAACACGTGCAAGCCTGCACTTGTAACTGCCGTTTTCAGTACAGTTTCATTCATACTAGGTGCTTTAACATCAGTCGTCTTTGGTTCCCTTGGCACGAAAATTGCTAGAAATGCTAAAGCGAGGACTACCTCAGAAGAGAGAAACACCGCTGGAAGAACTTTCAGGTCTGGTGCAGTTATGGGATTTCTTCTTGCTGCCATCGATCTTCTCGTGCTCTATCTTGTAATCAATCTGTTCAAGTTGTACTATGGCAATGACTGGGAAGGTCTTTTTGAGGCTATTACTGGTTATGCTCTCGGTGGATCTTCCATGGCTCTCTTTAGAAGAGCCAGtggtggaatttatgccaaGGCTGCTGATGTTTGTGTTCATCTGGTTGAAGAGATTGACCCAGATTGCCGACAAACTGATCAGAACCCAGCT GTGATTACTGATTATGTTGGTGATATTGTTGGAGATATTGCTGGTATGGGACCTGATCTTTTTGGCTCCTATGCCGGATCATCCTGCGCTGCCCTTGTTCTTGCTTCAATCTCTTCTTTCGGAATCGAACACGACTTCACTGCTATGTGTTATCCCCTGATTATCAGCTCTATGGGCATTCTCGTTTGCTTGATCACAACTGTCTGGGGGGAAATCAAGCCTGCATCAAAGAAGGAGCGATTTATTATTTCCACAATTCTAATGACTGTTGGAATTTTTGTTGTTAGCTTGATCGTTCTGCCGTCATCATTCACAATTTACAACATTGGGTTGCCGAAAGTTGTGAAGAACCA GCAGCTGTCCTTTTGTGTTGGTGTTGGTTTTTGGGCAGGGCAAATTAGTTGGTTTGTCAATGAATATTACGCCAGCGATGACTTCAG CTGTCTCCAAAGTGATGCTGTCAACAATTCCTGCCCCAGTGATGCTGTCAACAGTTCCTGCACCGGTCTCCAAGTCGCTCTCGAGCACTTTAGTGTTGCCCCTGGCTCTGTCCGTATACCTTTTTTTGCCGCCGTTAGCATTTTCGTGAGTTACCCTATTGCTGCCACGTATGGAATTGCTGTGGCTGCCCTTGGGATGCTAAGTACCACTGccactcaatttgcaatagATGCTTCCGGTCCCATCAGCAACAATGCTGAACGTATTGCTAGAATGGCTCGCAGCGGAGCCCGTGGAGCTGCTGGCAATACTACAGCTGCCATTGGAAAG GGATTCGCCATTGATTCAGCTGCTCTAGTGTCGATCGCTCTATTCAGTGCATTTGTGAATCGTCCAGCAATGTCGTCTTCTGTTGATGTCCTGACGCCGAAGGTCATCGTTGGTTTGATCACAGGCACCTGGCTTCCTTACCGTTTCTCTGCTATGACCATGAAAAGTGTGGGACGTGCAGGATTTAAGATGGCTCTGGCTCTGAAGGTCCCTGAGGAGGTCCCCGAGGAGGTGTCAAATTCACAGTCCCCCGAGGAGGTGTCAAAGGCAGAGTCAAAATATGCTCCatacttcaaaattttaaatgaggCATCTTTCAGGGGGATGATTAAACCTACTGCCCTTGTCACGGTTACACCACTTATCATCGGGACCTTTTTCGGTGTGGAAACACTATCTGGTCTTTTGGCTGGCTCTCTCAGTTCCGTTGTTCAG ATTGCAATATCGGCACCCAAGACTGCTGGAGAATGGAACCAAGCGAAAGAGGACATTAAG GCCGGTGCTTTGGAGCATGCCAAAGCCCATTGCCCTGATGATGAGACGCTTCTCCAAAAAGTTAAAGATGGAAAGACCATTGGCAATCCACAAAAGGACACCTCAGGTC CCCTCAACATCCTCATCCAGCTACTGGCAGTCGAGTCGCTTGTGTTTGCTCCCTTCTTTGCTAGTTACGGTGGTCTGCTCTTCAATTTTCTCTGA